The following are encoded together in the Aciduricibacillus chroicocephali genome:
- a CDS encoding response regulator transcription factor — protein sequence MNEKILIVDDEASIVTLLKFNLEKAGFHTDTANDGKIAVEKALVGNYDLIVLDLMLPELDGMEVCKTLRQNRIETPILMLTAKGEELDKILGLELGADDYLTKPFSPKEVVARIKAILRRVNRPARADGQIQVGDLYIYPERYEAELNGKILAFTRKEFELLFYLAQHKGKVLTRDQLLLAVWNYDFVGDTRIVDVHISHLRDKIETNTRRPDYIKTIRGLGYKIEEPIA from the coding sequence ATGAATGAGAAGATCCTGATCGTGGATGATGAAGCATCAATCGTAACATTGCTGAAATTCAATCTAGAGAAAGCCGGTTTTCATACAGACACGGCGAATGATGGCAAGATTGCGGTAGAAAAGGCGCTCGTTGGCAATTATGACCTAATTGTTCTAGATCTCATGTTGCCGGAGCTTGATGGAATGGAAGTTTGCAAGACATTGCGTCAGAACAGAATAGAAACACCGATTCTTATGCTAACAGCAAAGGGAGAAGAACTGGACAAGATCCTCGGACTTGAACTTGGTGCCGACGACTATTTGACGAAGCCGTTCAGTCCGAAAGAAGTCGTAGCTCGCATAAAGGCAATCTTGCGTCGAGTGAACAGACCGGCACGGGCAGATGGGCAGATTCAGGTTGGCGACTTGTATATTTATCCTGAACGCTATGAAGCTGAACTAAATGGAAAAATCCTGGCATTCACTCGTAAGGAATTCGAGCTGCTTTTCTACCTTGCGCAGCATAAAGGAAAGGTACTTACACGCGATCAGCTGCTGCTCGCAGTATGGAATTATGATTTCGTAGGAGATACAAGGATTGTCGATGTCCATATTAGCCACCTGCGTGACAAGATTGAGACGAATACGAGACGTCCTGACTATATTAAAACAATTCGCGGTCTTGGCTACAAGATCGAAGAACCGATCGCATGA
- the coaE gene encoding dephospho-CoA kinase (Dephospho-CoA kinase (CoaE) performs the final step in coenzyme A biosynthesis.), which translates to MTCVIGLTGSIASGKSTVSLMFDDFGIPVIDADKLSREVVKPGQPALAEIVRVFGEKMLLEDGTLDRKRLGKVVFSNEEKRKQLNDIVHPEVRRLMTSRRDAYVKRGEKAVVLDIPLLFESNLQAYVDKIIVVYADHETQLRRLMERDGYTEREAESRIRVQMPVKEKAELADAVINNNGSKHETYEQLQLILQNWGILHGS; encoded by the coding sequence ATGACCTGTGTAATCGGCCTGACTGGCAGCATCGCCAGCGGTAAAAGTACGGTTTCATTGATGTTTGATGACTTTGGCATTCCGGTCATTGATGCGGATAAACTTTCTCGTGAAGTAGTAAAACCCGGACAGCCCGCACTGGCTGAGATTGTCCGAGTTTTTGGAGAGAAAATGCTGCTTGAAGATGGTACGCTTGACCGCAAGCGTCTCGGCAAGGTCGTTTTTTCTAATGAAGAGAAGCGTAAGCAATTGAATGACATTGTCCATCCAGAAGTACGCCGTCTTATGACAAGCCGCCGAGATGCTTACGTGAAAAGAGGAGAAAAGGCAGTTGTTCTTGATATTCCGCTGCTTTTTGAAAGCAACTTGCAAGCATATGTTGATAAGATCATCGTTGTTTACGCCGATCATGAGACTCAACTGCGCCGTCTCATGGAGCGTGATGGCTATACGGAGCGGGAAGCTGAATCGCGAATTAGAGTACAAATGCCAGTGAAGGAAAAGGCAGAGCTCGCAGATGCTGTAATTAACAATAATGGAAGTAAACATGAGACATATGAGCAACTGCAACTTATCCTGCAGAACTGGGGAATTTTGCACGGAAGTTAA
- the polA gene encoding DNA polymerase I, whose product MKNKLVLIDGNSIIYRAFFALPLLNNDKGVYTNAVYGFTTMLMRILDEEKPTHMLVAFDAGKTTFRHETYSEYKGGRQKTPSELSEQFPVLKDLLKSFDIKHYELPQYEADDIIGTLSAEAESGDWDITVISGDKDMLQLVSDKTTVSLTRKGITDVEKYTPSFLEEKMEVTPEQVIDLKALMGDNSDNVPGVPGVGQKTAVKLIKQFGTLDAVYESLDEVSGKKLKENLENHKEDAFMSRELVTIKRDSPIEIGLEDAVYQGYDPKKLAEAFKDLGFNSLLNKVQGADELEPEELEELADIEFKTMTEIETGLFSDRSALIVELLGDNYHKEPIQGIAVADEKGAYMLPADSALSSDGFKQWAENPDKKKIVFDAKKTKVALLNHGIDLQGIEFDMLLAAYVLDPAENHIDIPVIAHRFGIKDVRTDEEVYGKGAKLRIPEADIFHEHLVRKANALAKLEPQIAEKLEENEQLDLLQDLELPLALILGEMEHDGVRVDTGRLKAMGEDLKERISQLEQEVYELAGEEFNLNSPKQLGPILFEKLGLPVIKKTKTGYSTAADVLEQLEQAHPIIPKLLMYRQLGKLQSTYIEGLLKVVDKDTCKIHTRFNQALTQTGRLSSIDPNLQNIPVRLEEGRKIREAFVPSKEGWIMFAADYSQIELRVLAHIANDEKLIKAFQDDLDIHTQTAAEVFHVSQDEVTSNMRRQAKAVNFGIVYGISDYGLSQSLGITRKEAKQFIDRYLASYPGVQNYMTESIQEAKHKGYVTTLMKRRRYLPDITSRNFNKRSFAERTAMNTPIQGSAADIIKQAMIDLHARLKEEKLQARMLLQVHDELILEAPEEELEILKKIVPETMEHTVELAVPLRADSAYGNSWFDAK is encoded by the coding sequence ATGAAAAATAAATTGGTCCTTATCGACGGGAACAGTATCATTTATAGGGCATTCTTTGCCCTGCCACTTCTGAATAATGACAAAGGTGTATACACGAACGCTGTGTATGGCTTTACAACAATGCTTATGCGAATTCTTGATGAAGAAAAGCCGACACATATGCTCGTTGCCTTCGATGCTGGAAAAACAACTTTCCGCCATGAAACTTACAGCGAATATAAAGGCGGGCGCCAGAAGACACCTTCTGAACTGTCTGAGCAGTTCCCGGTTTTGAAGGATCTTCTTAAATCATTTGATATTAAGCATTATGAGCTGCCTCAGTATGAAGCGGATGATATTATCGGAACACTTTCGGCTGAAGCTGAATCTGGAGATTGGGATATCACGGTCATCTCTGGGGATAAGGATATGCTGCAACTAGTCTCTGATAAGACAACGGTGAGCCTTACAAGAAAAGGGATTACGGATGTTGAAAAATATACACCAAGCTTCCTGGAAGAGAAAATGGAAGTGACTCCTGAACAGGTCATTGATCTGAAGGCCCTTATGGGAGATAACTCCGATAATGTTCCAGGAGTTCCAGGAGTCGGTCAGAAAACGGCTGTTAAATTGATAAAACAATTTGGCACACTTGATGCTGTATATGAATCGCTTGACGAGGTAAGTGGTAAGAAGCTGAAAGAAAACCTTGAGAATCATAAAGAAGATGCATTCATGAGCCGGGAGCTTGTTACGATCAAACGGGATTCTCCAATTGAAATTGGACTTGAAGATGCGGTATATCAAGGCTATGATCCGAAGAAGCTTGCAGAAGCATTCAAGGATCTCGGTTTTAACTCGCTCTTAAATAAGGTTCAAGGGGCAGATGAGCTGGAACCAGAAGAACTTGAAGAGCTAGCAGACATTGAATTTAAGACAATGACAGAAATAGAAACAGGATTGTTCAGTGACCGTTCAGCGTTGATTGTTGAGCTGCTTGGAGACAACTATCATAAAGAACCGATACAGGGGATCGCCGTTGCAGATGAAAAGGGCGCTTATATGCTGCCTGCAGATAGTGCATTATCTTCTGACGGTTTTAAGCAATGGGCGGAAAATCCGGACAAGAAGAAAATTGTTTTTGATGCAAAGAAAACGAAAGTGGCCTTGCTTAATCATGGCATTGATTTGCAAGGGATTGAGTTTGACATGCTGCTTGCAGCTTATGTACTTGATCCAGCGGAAAACCATATCGATATTCCGGTCATCGCACACCGCTTCGGAATCAAAGATGTACGTACTGATGAAGAGGTATATGGGAAGGGTGCGAAACTCCGTATTCCTGAAGCTGATATATTTCATGAGCATCTAGTTAGAAAAGCGAACGCATTGGCAAAATTGGAACCACAAATCGCAGAGAAACTGGAAGAGAATGAACAGTTGGATCTCTTGCAGGATCTTGAGCTGCCGCTTGCGCTCATTCTCGGCGAGATGGAACATGACGGTGTTCGTGTTGATACAGGCCGCCTTAAGGCAATGGGCGAGGACTTAAAGGAGCGGATCAGCCAGCTTGAACAGGAAGTGTACGAGCTTGCGGGAGAGGAGTTCAATCTCAATTCCCCGAAACAGCTCGGACCCATATTATTTGAAAAGCTTGGACTTCCAGTAATCAAGAAAACAAAGACGGGCTATTCCACAGCTGCTGATGTCCTTGAACAATTGGAACAAGCGCACCCAATCATCCCGAAGCTGCTCATGTATCGCCAACTTGGCAAATTGCAGTCTACGTATATTGAAGGTCTGCTGAAAGTAGTAGATAAGGATACGTGCAAAATTCATACGAGATTCAATCAGGCACTGACACAGACAGGAAGACTCAGCTCAATTGATCCAAACTTGCAAAACATCCCGGTTCGTCTTGAAGAAGGGCGTAAGATTCGCGAGGCTTTCGTGCCGTCTAAAGAAGGCTGGATCATGTTTGCGGCGGACTATTCGCAGATTGAGTTGCGTGTCCTTGCACATATAGCGAATGATGAGAAATTGATAAAAGCGTTCCAGGACGATCTCGATATCCATACGCAGACAGCTGCGGAAGTTTTCCACGTTAGCCAAGACGAAGTGACATCGAATATGCGTCGCCAGGCAAAAGCAGTCAACTTCGGAATTGTTTATGGAATTAGTGATTATGGGCTTTCTCAGAGCCTTGGTATTACGAGAAAAGAGGCAAAGCAATTCATCGATAGATATCTTGCGAGTTATCCGGGTGTGCAGAATTACATGACAGAGAGCATCCAGGAAGCGAAGCATAAAGGCTATGTGACGACATTGATGAAGCGCCGTCGTTATTTGCCTGATATTACAAGCCGTAACTTTAATAAGCGCAGCTTCGCGGAGCGGACAGCGATGAATACGCCGATTCAAGGATCTGCCGCTGATATTATTAAGCAGGCGATGATTGATCTGCACGCTAGATTAAAGGAAGAGAAACTGCAGGCACGCATGCTGTTGCAAGTACATGATGAATTAATTCTTGAAGCACCAGAGGAAGAACTCGAGATTTTGAAAAAAATCGTACCGGAAACGATGGAACATACAGTGGAACTCGCTGTGCCGCTCCGGGCGGATTCCGCATACGGCAACAGCTGGTTCGACGCCAAGTAG
- a CDS encoding glyceraldehyde-3-phosphate dehydrogenase — protein sequence MSKTRVAINGFGRIGRMVFRQIIKDDAFDVVAINASYPAETLAHLIKYDSVHGIFDGEVKAVEDGIEVDGKKVVQTNSREPEKLPWKDLGVELVIEATGKFNSQDGAMKHVEAGAKKVVLTAPGKNVDRTIVMGVNDDTLEAGDTVISNASCTTNCLAPVVKVLDDNFKIKNGLMTTVHAFTNDQKNLDNPHKDLRRARGCTQSIIPTSTGAAKALGLVLPHLNGKLHGLALRVPTPDVSLVDLVVDVEENVTAEQVNEAFKKVAESELKGIVRYTEEPLVSIDFTTTTHSAIVDGLSTIVMEDNKVKVLAWYDNEWGYSARVVDLAKHVAKQLNA from the coding sequence ATGAGCAAAACGCGCGTAGCAATTAATGGATTTGGACGAATTGGAAGAATGGTATTCCGCCAGATTATTAAGGACGATGCATTTGATGTTGTTGCGATCAATGCAAGCTATCCGGCAGAAACACTTGCACATTTGATCAAGTACGATAGTGTTCACGGTATCTTTGACGGTGAAGTGAAAGCTGTTGAAGATGGTATTGAAGTAGATGGCAAAAAAGTCGTCCAGACAAACTCCCGCGAACCGGAAAAACTTCCTTGGAAAGATCTTGGTGTTGAGCTTGTTATCGAAGCAACAGGCAAATTCAACTCTCAGGACGGTGCAATGAAGCACGTTGAAGCAGGTGCGAAGAAAGTCGTTTTGACTGCTCCTGGTAAAAATGTTGACCGTACGATCGTAATGGGTGTCAACGACGATACTCTTGAAGCAGGAGACACAGTCATTTCCAACGCTTCATGCACAACGAACTGCTTGGCTCCAGTTGTTAAAGTACTTGATGACAACTTCAAAATCAAAAATGGTCTTATGACAACTGTTCATGCATTCACAAACGACCAGAAGAACTTGGACAATCCGCATAAGGATCTTCGTCGAGCACGCGGCTGCACTCAGTCCATCATTCCAACATCTACTGGTGCTGCGAAAGCGCTCGGTCTAGTATTGCCGCATCTGAATGGTAAATTGCACGGTCTTGCTTTGCGCGTACCGACTCCTGACGTTTCACTAGTTGACCTTGTTGTTGACGTAGAAGAAAATGTTACAGCTGAGCAGGTAAACGAAGCATTCAAAAAAGTTGCTGAAAGCGAATTGAAAGGCATCGTGCGTTACACTGAAGAGCCACTCGTTTCAATCGATTTCACAACAACAACACATTCTGCAATCGTTGATGGATTGTCTACAATCGTAATGGAAGACAATAAAGTAAAAGTACTTGCATGGTATGACAATGAGTGGGGCTATTCAGCTCGTGTCGTTGACCTTGCTAAACATGTAGCAAAACAATTGAACGCGTAA
- the nrdR gene encoding transcriptional regulator NrdR, with translation MKCSNCGHKSTKVLDSRPIEEGQTIRRRRECERCGFRFTTFERVEEMPLIVVKKDGNRQAFSRDKLVRGLIKACEKRPVPIDAIEGLALEVEKELRSRGQAEVQSQMVGEAVMDRLSDIDEVAYVRFASVYRQFKDISVFLDELKEIANSNKQNRNVQDED, from the coding sequence ATGAAATGTAGCAATTGCGGCCACAAAAGCACCAAAGTTCTGGACTCAAGGCCAATTGAAGAGGGACAGACAATTCGCCGGCGCCGTGAATGTGAACGTTGCGGATTCCGGTTTACGACTTTTGAACGAGTGGAGGAAATGCCGCTCATCGTTGTGAAGAAAGATGGCAATCGCCAGGCATTCAGCCGTGACAAACTTGTACGCGGCCTGATTAAGGCTTGTGAGAAAAGGCCGGTACCGATTGATGCAATCGAGGGTCTAGCGTTGGAAGTCGAGAAAGAACTGCGCAGCCGCGGACAGGCGGAAGTCCAGTCGCAAATGGTCGGGGAAGCTGTCATGGACCGCCTATCCGATATTGATGAAGTCGCATATGTGCGTTTCGCTTCCGTTTACAGACAGTTCAAGGATATATCCGTATTCCTCGACGAACTGAAGGAAATAGCCAACTCGAATAAACAGAACAGAAACGTACAGGATGAAGACTGA
- the mdh gene encoding malate dehydrogenase yields the protein MSLRRRKISVIGSGFTGATAALMIAQKELGDVVIVDIPDMEGPAKGKALDMLEASPIQGFDTRIIGTADYAETADSDIVIVTAGIARKPGMSRDDLVSTNADIMKSVAGEIKKHAPDAIIIVLSNPVDAMTYTIYKETGFPKERVIGQSGILDTGRFRTFIAQELNVSVKDVTGFVLGGHGDEMVPLIRYSSVGGIPVEKLISKERLDTIVERTRKGGGEIVSLLGSGSAYYAPGAALTVMVEAILKDQRRVLPAIAYLDGEYGYSDLYLGIPVILGGNGIEKIIELDLTDDEKAALDKSADSVSKVLNMIH from the coding sequence GTGAGCTTGAGGAGAAGAAAGATTTCTGTTATCGGTTCGGGTTTTACCGGAGCGACAGCTGCACTCATGATTGCCCAGAAGGAACTCGGCGATGTCGTGATCGTCGATATTCCCGATATGGAAGGTCCTGCAAAAGGAAAAGCGCTCGATATGCTTGAGGCAAGTCCAATTCAGGGATTTGATACCCGGATTATCGGCACAGCTGATTATGCTGAGACAGCAGACTCGGACATTGTCATTGTCACAGCAGGTATTGCCCGTAAACCTGGCATGAGCCGTGATGACCTTGTCAGCACAAATGCGGATATCATGAAATCAGTTGCAGGAGAGATCAAGAAGCATGCACCCGATGCAATTATCATTGTTTTGTCAAACCCTGTTGATGCCATGACCTACACGATTTACAAGGAAACCGGTTTTCCAAAAGAACGGGTTATTGGCCAATCCGGCATTCTTGATACTGGACGGTTCCGGACATTTATTGCACAGGAACTCAATGTTTCAGTTAAGGATGTAACAGGATTTGTACTTGGAGGCCACGGCGATGAAATGGTTCCGCTCATTCGCTACTCGTCTGTCGGAGGCATTCCGGTCGAGAAGCTAATCTCGAAGGAGCGGCTCGATACGATTGTCGAGCGTACACGCAAAGGCGGCGGTGAGATTGTCAGTCTGCTTGGGAGCGGGAGTGCTTATTATGCCCCAGGAGCGGCTCTTACTGTCATGGTAGAGGCCATTCTAAAAGACCAGCGTCGCGTTTTGCCAGCAATCGCTTATCTGGATGGTGAATATGGTTACAGCGATCTCTATCTAGGAATACCGGTTATCTTGGGAGGCAATGGCATAGAGAAGATTATTGAGCTGGACCTGACAGACGATGAGAAAGCTGCACTCGATAAATCAGCTGATTCTGTAAGCAAAGTATTGAATATGATTCATTAA
- a CDS encoding replication initiation and membrane attachment family protein yields the protein MNFVGKLLPGEGYQVCIIEEAPVNYSFSLSHLYQPLSGIEAVALYRTLLDETVFPSAAPKTHHHLMNYLNLPLDQIYEARLKLEALGLLRTFEGESSGVRIFHYELLPPLAPAAFFKEAALAGMLLQQLGEHKFSHLETLVMPKRQRTEQDTEVTATFDEVFGKKISGYTPVNGSKQEKVERGPRTSKDIVDFNWLAQSLKQQMLPYSKILSEGNRRVISQMASLHGLHVIELEKAIYWALTEENEIDQKKFSEACLDLADENARQGERAKPVPEQLPANSAAKEATKIEGRKGTLLYKFETMTPRELLEDFSNGNSASRQDLRMISDIMIAQGLEAPVMNVLIHYTLLQKDMKLPKAYLEKIASNWSRAKLKTAKEAIEYAKKAMNPPQEKKSGSKNYYSRNVKKEVVPDWIRKKASGDDIQQSSSPKDEQQNQAEIANVLNQLIQKN from the coding sequence ATGAATTTTGTTGGCAAACTGCTGCCCGGTGAGGGTTATCAAGTATGTATCATCGAAGAAGCACCGGTGAACTACAGTTTTTCACTTTCGCATCTGTATCAACCGCTTTCTGGCATTGAAGCAGTTGCACTCTATCGCACGCTGCTTGATGAAACTGTTTTTCCATCAGCCGCTCCAAAGACACATCACCATCTGATGAATTATCTCAACTTGCCTCTTGATCAAATATATGAAGCACGTCTGAAGCTGGAAGCGCTTGGCCTTCTCCGAACATTCGAGGGAGAAAGCAGTGGCGTACGTATTTTTCATTATGAATTGCTTCCACCGCTTGCTCCAGCTGCATTTTTCAAAGAAGCAGCACTTGCTGGAATGCTTCTCCAACAGCTTGGTGAGCATAAGTTCAGCCATCTTGAAACACTTGTCATGCCGAAACGCCAGCGGACGGAGCAGGATACAGAAGTGACGGCGACATTCGATGAAGTGTTTGGGAAGAAGATTTCCGGCTATACTCCAGTCAATGGAAGCAAGCAGGAAAAGGTTGAGAGAGGACCGCGTACTTCAAAGGATATTGTGGACTTTAACTGGCTGGCACAAAGTCTGAAGCAACAGATGCTTCCGTACAGCAAGATTCTTAGTGAAGGCAATCGTCGTGTCATTTCGCAGATGGCATCCTTGCATGGACTCCATGTAATCGAACTGGAGAAGGCGATTTATTGGGCTTTGACAGAAGAGAATGAAATTGACCAAAAGAAATTCAGTGAAGCATGCCTTGATCTTGCGGATGAAAATGCACGGCAGGGAGAACGGGCGAAACCTGTTCCGGAACAGCTTCCGGCAAATTCTGCCGCCAAGGAAGCTACTAAAATTGAAGGTAGAAAAGGAACGTTACTTTATAAATTTGAAACAATGACCCCTCGGGAACTGCTGGAGGATTTTTCGAACGGAAATAGCGCTTCTCGTCAGGATTTGCGCATGATTAGTGATATCATGATAGCACAGGGTCTTGAAGCACCGGTTATGAATGTACTGATTCACTATACGCTTCTCCAGAAGGATATGAAGCTTCCGAAAGCATACCTCGAAAAAATTGCGAGCAATTGGTCCCGTGCCAAGTTGAAGACAGCAAAAGAAGCGATTGAATATGCAAAGAAAGCAATGAATCCGCCACAGGAAAAGAAAAGCGGCTCGAAAAATTATTATTCACGCAATGTTAAAAAAGAAGTAGTCCCGGATTGGATCCGTAAGAAAGCTTCCGGGGATGATATACAGCAGTCGTCAAGTCCAAAGGATGAGCAGCAGAACCAAGCTGAGATTGCCAATGTGCTCAACCAACTCATTCAGAAGAATTGA
- the mutM gene encoding DNA-formamidopyrimidine glycosylase, with product MPELPEVETIRQTLKRFVLGKQIEDVQIDWPNIIKHPRDPELFRKQIVGQTVRDIGRKGKYLLFELDDDILVSHLRMEGKYTVVPSEESVKKHTHIVFKFTNGEELRYNDVRKFGTMHLWPKGEEFINEPLKKLGPDPFDDDFTLDYFWQKLKRTDRYIKPVLLDQTIVTGLGNIYVDETLHKAGVHPLRRAGKITKKQAAIIREKAIETLEEAVAMGGTTIRSYVNSQGDMGMFQQELYVYGQENEPCKTCGTPIEKSKVGGRGTHVCPKCQKK from the coding sequence ATGCCCGAATTGCCGGAAGTAGAGACAATTAGACAGACTTTGAAACGCTTCGTTCTCGGCAAACAGATAGAAGATGTACAGATAGACTGGCCGAATATTATTAAGCATCCGCGTGACCCGGAACTGTTCCGTAAGCAGATTGTGGGCCAAACAGTCCGAGATATCGGTCGCAAAGGTAAGTATTTACTGTTTGAGTTAGATGATGATATTCTTGTCTCCCATTTACGGATGGAAGGAAAATATACAGTCGTCCCAAGTGAAGAATCGGTGAAGAAGCATACACATATCGTGTTTAAATTCACAAATGGAGAAGAATTGCGCTATAACGATGTCCGCAAGTTTGGAACAATGCATCTATGGCCAAAAGGTGAAGAGTTCATAAATGAACCGCTTAAGAAACTCGGCCCTGATCCGTTTGATGATGATTTCACTTTGGATTATTTCTGGCAAAAGCTGAAACGGACAGATCGTTATATCAAGCCAGTACTGCTTGACCAGACAATCGTGACAGGACTTGGGAACATCTATGTTGATGAAACACTTCATAAAGCCGGTGTGCATCCGCTGAGAAGAGCTGGAAAGATTACAAAGAAACAAGCTGCCATTATACGCGAAAAAGCGATTGAAACGCTTGAAGAAGCTGTAGCAATGGGTGGAACGACAATCCGTTCCTATGTGAATAGCCAGGGCGATATGGGGATGTTTCAACAAGAACTGTATGTATATGGACAAGAAAATGAACCGTGCAAAACGTGTGGTACACCAATTGAGAAATCAAAAGTCGGCGGCAGGGGCACGCATGTTTGTCCAAAATGCCAGAAGAAATAG
- the pnpS gene encoding two-component system histidine kinase PnpS: MKAVFERPLRNYVLGLLLLTITVGVLLWRADADIYMLIPVIAIQLIVLIIILLHMSERYIKPLDKTIETVDRLVKGDFRARIHQPASGQMSDLNDKINSLARNLSQLSIHEQMQKEQLATIVDNVEIGLVLIDEKGYIHYVNRKFTDTFGKQTKAYHGHLYYDVINNEKIHTLVQETFLYESNIKSQFVIRKDLLKEVFLEIVGVPIFNERTQLRGAVLVLYDISELKKLEVMRKDFVANVSHELKTPMTSIKGFAETLLDGAMDDPEALQEFLKIIYDESNRLQFLIDDLLTLSRLENDGFKISAEKVKLAALVQEIEPLIRHKAEKKEIRLTVEVEEEAEAVFDRERIKQVMINLLDNAINYTPEGGDVKLRVQVDSELIMQVEDTGIGIEEEAIPRLFERFYRVDKARSRNTGGTGLGLAIVKHIVELHKGNIKLHSVPGEGSVFTINIPGKR, translated from the coding sequence ATGAAAGCCGTTTTTGAAAGGCCGCTCCGCAATTATGTTCTTGGCCTTCTTTTACTGACAATCACAGTAGGTGTTTTGCTTTGGCGAGCCGATGCGGATATTTATATGCTGATTCCGGTCATTGCTATCCAACTCATCGTTCTCATCATCATCCTCCTGCACATGTCGGAACGTTACATCAAGCCGCTTGATAAGACGATTGAAACAGTAGACAGACTCGTCAAAGGGGATTTCCGCGCAAGAATTCATCAGCCGGCCTCAGGACAAATGAGCGACCTTAATGATAAAATCAATTCTCTTGCCAGGAATCTGAGTCAGCTTTCCATACATGAGCAGATGCAGAAGGAACAGCTTGCGACTATCGTTGATAATGTAGAAATCGGATTGGTTCTCATTGATGAAAAAGGCTATATCCATTATGTGAATCGCAAATTCACTGACACTTTTGGAAAGCAGACAAAGGCATATCATGGTCACCTGTATTATGATGTAATCAATAATGAGAAAATACATACGCTCGTGCAAGAAACGTTTCTCTATGAATCGAATATTAAATCCCAGTTTGTCATCCGGAAAGATTTGCTCAAGGAGGTTTTCCTTGAAATTGTCGGTGTGCCGATTTTCAATGAAAGGACACAATTGAGAGGCGCAGTACTTGTCCTTTATGATATTAGTGAGTTGAAGAAACTTGAAGTCATGCGCAAAGATTTTGTTGCCAACGTTTCACATGAACTGAAGACGCCGATGACATCCATTAAGGGATTTGCCGAGACACTTCTTGACGGTGCAATGGACGATCCGGAGGCGCTTCAGGAGTTCCTTAAAATCATATATGATGAAAGCAACCGCTTGCAGTTCCTCATTGATGACCTTCTGACTCTATCACGCCTTGAAAATGACGGGTTTAAAATTTCTGCGGAAAAGGTCAAACTGGCGGCGCTAGTTCAAGAAATAGAACCGCTGATTCGGCATAAAGCTGAGAAAAAGGAGATTCGTCTCACAGTAGAGGTTGAAGAAGAGGCTGAGGCTGTATTTGATAGAGAGCGTATTAAACAGGTAATGATCAATCTCCTTGACAATGCGATCAATTACACACCTGAAGGCGGAGATGTGAAGCTGCGAGTACAAGTGGATTCCGAACTTATCATGCAGGTGGAGGATACAGGAATCGGTATTGAGGAAGAAGCAATTCCACGTCTTTTCGAACGTTTCTATCGTGTTGATAAAGCACGAAGCCGCAATACTGGAGGAACTGGTCTTGGACTTGCGATCGTCAAGCATATTGTAGAACTTCATAAAGGTAATATAAAATTGCATTCCGTTCCTGGGGAGGGTTCTGTCTTTACAATTAACATTCCCGGGAAAAGATAA